The following coding sequences lie in one Lolium perenne isolate Kyuss_39 chromosome 2, Kyuss_2.0, whole genome shotgun sequence genomic window:
- the LOC127333916 gene encoding WPP domain-associated protein: MPRIQPVFDEPTDPFPGRLTVPDTNSESRSTDQDGLPLLSRPSLDTQPSLGELNEGPTKFEDSAAAPPSVLLSCNCSCDIGSNFEAFATVMKRLHQHLLDANIQVNYTEYLDLMKLEVDQQLNKLKEDTVLLKNYRLVHDSDANASCPMVCRHGKLMEIGEGFNDLKLLLIVVFRQIKEMLSLFNASVHELRWEHELQLEVTGIMIGDCIRGLEDELERKFYEQSSVVNSLRKNWNETVLQCGAIREELISISDMILPSDDESHYSRTENENLGTRSNRWKYNVSRKKTGEEHSPSSTLERKNSATQRSISPREVISEKSDFRHLKGMAREEIINYFRSEISKLKRLHELYLQDKTEELFKFKREKASLDLKHDVEFEPLRKKVPHIISKVDQIISNAIKVPKVYSTSEALEENSRLTNKVDSLYRENQHLSGLLAEKMKDIKELSCQISDASRKISLQLSLEEKLMRQVRTFEGDYEDLYVESTIRDEVYQTVTRKFVEDCRTSMQDASRNSQAELSSLEAKLSEKEEALCLANEENQKLKEKLLLLEKENYIQNNQEHPELTKQESEEMVLRDIEMEPHVSPRRSFESSEQSMEDKELTKLSQTLETASTALQEVETKKMDYSGFLGKNEHIVQLDFIMVSIMDLSKEFVEIEHKMSGDTNGNEKRSDNLSDQCNHVVQRAIVLTKKGLSYKQMLNTRRVEIRKAEAEVDILENKVSALLSLVQKIYVTLEHYSPVFQQHPGLLDAFLKTCKLVAGLRCKQKDDLQDAT, encoded by the exons ATGCCGCGGATCCAGCCC GTGTTCGATGAACCAACAGACCCATTTCCTGGTAGATTGACTGTACCAGATACCAATAGCGAATCACGAAGTACAGATCAGGATGGCCTGCCCTTACTAAGCCGGCCTTCTCTTGACACACAACCTTCTTTAGGCGAGCTCAACGAAGGACCTACCAAGTTCGAAGATTCAGCAGCCGCACCGCCGTCGGTGTTGTTGTCCTGCAATTGCAGCTGTGATATCGGAAGCAACTTTGAGGCGTTTGCAACTGTAATGAAGAGGCTACACCAACACCTTCTGGACGCCAATATACAAGTTAATTACACGGAGTACTTGGATTTGATGAAGCTGGAAGTCGATCAACAGCTTAATAAGCTCAAGGAGGACACGGTGCTCTTGAAAAACTATAGATTGGTCCATGATAGCGATGCGAATGCGTCGTGCCCTATGGTATGTCGGCATGGAAAGCTAATGGAGATAGGTGAGGGGTTCAATGACCTAAAGCTTCTGCTGATAGTGGTGTTCCGGCAAATTAAGGAGATGCTGAGCCTGTTCAATGCTTCAGTTCACGAGCTTCGGTGGGAGCATGAGTTGCAATTAGAGGTCACCGGCATTATGATTGGGGACTGCATCAGAGGCCTTGAGGATGAGCTAGAGAGGAAGTTTTATGAACAAAGCTCTGTTGTCAACAGTCTTAGAAAGAACTGGAATGAGACTGTGCTTCAGTGTGGTGCAATCCGTGAAGAACTAATTTCTATATCAGATATGATATTACCTTCAGACGATGAATCACATTATTCCCGCACTGAAAATGAAAATTTAGGTACCAGGAGTAACAGATGGAAATACAATGTCTCCAGAAAGAAAACAGGGGAGGAGCACTCTCCATCTTCCACTCTGGAAAGGAAGAACTCTGCAACACAGAGATCTATAAGTCCCAGAGAAGTAATTTCTGAAAAGTCTGACTTTCGGCATCTGAAGGGTATGGCTAGGGAAGAAATCATAAACTacttcagatctgagattagtaaATTAAAGAGGTTGCATGAATTGTATTTACAAGATAAAACGGAAGAGCTGTTCAAATTCAAACGAGAGAAGGCATCATTAGATCTTAAGCATGATGTAGAATTTGAGCCTCTAAGAAAGAAAGTTCCTCATATCATTTCGAAGGTTGACCAAATCATTTCGAATGCCATAAAGGTGCCTAAAGTTTACAGCACCAgcgaggcgcttgaggaaaataGCAGATTGACTAATAAAGTTGATTCACTATACCGTGAAAACCAGCACCTTAgcggtttgcttgcagaaaagatgaaggatatcaaggagTTGTCGTGCCAGATATCTGATGCTAGCAGGAAAATATCGCTTCAATTGTCACTTGAAGAAAAACTTATGAGACAAGTCCGTACCTTTGAAGGAGACTATGAGGATCTATATGTTGAAAGCACTATTAGAGATGAAGTATACCAAACTGTTACAAGAAAATTTGTAGAGGACTGCAGGACCAGCATGCAGGATGCCTCACGGAATTCTCAAGCAGAATTGTCCTCACTTGAAGCCAAACTCTCAGAAAAGGAGGAGGCATTGTGTTTAGCTAATGAAGAAAATCAGAAGTTAAAAGAAAAGTTGTTGTTATTAGAAAAGGAGAATTATATACAAAACAATCAGGAACATCCGGAGTTAACCAAGCAAGAGAGCGAGGAAATGGTACTCCGTGATATCGAGATGGAGCCTCATGTATCACCAAGAAGATCATTCGAGAGTTCTGAGCAGAGTATGGAGGATAAGGAGCTCACCAAACTGAGTCAGACTTTAGAGACTGCCTCAACTGCCTTGCAGGAAGTTGAAACCAAAAAAATGGACTACAGTGGGTTTCTAGGTAAAAATGAACACATAGTGCAGCTAGATTTCATTATGGTATCTATTATGGATTTATCAAAAGAATTTGTGGAGATTGAACATAAAATGTCAGGGGATACCAACGGAAACGAGAAAAG GTCGGATAATCTGAGTGATCAATGCAACCATGTGGTACAACGGGCAATAGTACTAACAAAGAAGGGCCTCTCGTATAAGCAAATGCTAAACACAAGACGCGTAGAGATTCGAAAAGCTGAGGCTGAG GTTGACATTTTGGAAAACAAGGTTAGTGCACTATTAAGTCTTGTGCAAAAGATATATGTGACTCTCGAGCATTATTCTCCTGTCTTTCAGCAGCATCCTGGG TTACTGGATGCTTTCTTGAAGACATGCAAGCTCGTTGCAGGTCTACGATGTAAACAAAAAGATGACTTACAAGATGCAACATAA
- the LOC127333917 gene encoding uncharacterized protein has product MQRYTASEIWQMEDCQSPRMGCSVVLGVDGGASNTVCVCIPAAMPFADPLPVLSRAIAGCSNQNSVGEDRARETLERVMAQALLKARRKRSNVSAVCLAVAGVNHPIDQHRMLGWLREIFPSHVTLFVENDAVAALASGTMGKLHGCVLIAGTGTIAYGFTNDGREARAAGAGPVLGDWGSGYGISAQALTAVVRAYDGRGPETMLTNNILDFLGLASPDELIGWTYEDQSWARIADILPVVVESAEAGDEVANKILHNSVGELASSVKAVVQRLALSGEDGKDLFPLVLVGKVLEANKKWDIGKEVIDCVTKTYPGAYPIHPEVEPAVGAALLAWNAIASEPDGDLRPVV; this is encoded by the exons ATGCAGAGGTACACGGCGAGCGAGATATGGCAGATGGAAGATTGCCAGAGCCCGCGCATGGGGTGCAGCGTCGTACTCGGCGTCGACGGAGGCGCCAGTAACACCGTCTGCGTCTGCATCCCGGCCGCCATGCCCTTCGCCGACCCGCTCCCCGTCCTTTCCCGCGCCATCGCCGGATGCTCCAACCAGAACTCCGTCGGAG AGGACAGGGCGAGGGAGACGCTGGAGCGAGTGATGGCGCAGGCGCTGCTTAAGGCTCGCCGGAAACGGTCCAACGTGTCCGCGGTCTGCTTGGCCGTAGCCGGTGTCAACCACCCCATTGACCAGCACAGAATGCTGGGCTGGCTCAG GGAGATTTTTCCGAGCCATGTCACGCTGTTCGTCGAGAACGACGCTGTGGCAGCGCTGGCGAGCGGCACCATGGGCAAGCTCCACGGCTGCGTGCTCATCGCAGGGACAGGGACCATAGCCTATGGCTTCACCAATGACGGAAGGGAAGCCCGGGCAGCTGGTGCAGGGCCAGTGCTTGGTGACTGGGGCAG CGGATATGGGATTTCTGCACAGGCATTGACAGCAGTTGTAAGGGCCTATGATGGCCGTGGTCCTGAAACAATGCTCACAAACAAtatcctcgacttcctcggcctcGCGTCACCAGACGAACTGATAGG CTGGACATATGAAGACCAATCTTGGGCGCGCATTGCTGATATTCTCCCTGTTGTGGTAGAATCTGCCGAAGCCGGCGACGAAGTAGCAAACAAGATCTTGCACAATTCAGTTGGTGAACTAGCTTCCAGTGTTAAGGCTGTGGTTCAGAGACTTGCGCTGAGTGGGGAAG ATGGAAAAGATCTATTTCCACTGGTTCTGGTTGGTAAGGTTCTTGAGGCAAACAAGAAGTGGGACATTGGAAAAGAAGTGATAGATTGTGTTACCAAGACTTATCCAGGGGCCTATCCGATACACCCCGAG GTCGAACCAGCTGTTGGTGCTGCATTACTAGCATGGAATGCTATAGCAAGTGAACCAGATGGTGATCTTAGGCCTGTTGTTTAG